TCAATTACATCGTCTTTCGCCATCTAAAAGCTCTCCCTTCTTCAAATCAGTAACTTGCTCATTGACAAACTTTGTTAATGCATAGCGCAATTTCCCGTTTGTCACACGACCAGTTTCACTTATACTGTTCTGAACTTCCGGAGATACGTAATCAAAAAACTCAAGGTGTTGAATATTCTTCTTTTTTGGCCGATCATATTTTCGCTTTTCTCCATCCGCAAGTAAAACAAATCGCTCATCAACACTTTTTATAATTATTGCATACTGTCCAGCGTCTCTGCCTTGAGTGATTAAAACAAACTGACCTATGCGCGGACTCGAATCAGAATCGTTCAACTATTATCACCTTCACTTAGGCTTTTGTTAAAATTTCATAACCAGTCTCTGTAATAACAATCGTATGCTCAAAATGTGCACACATTTTACCATCAACAGTTACAACTGTCCAGTCATCTGCTAGCGTTTTTACATATCGACTACCTGCATTTATCATCGGCTCAATCGCCAATACCATCCCTGGTTT
This sequence is a window from Cytobacillus sp. IB215665. Protein-coding genes within it:
- a CDS encoding KOW domain-containing RNA-binding protein gives rise to the protein MNDSDSSPRIGQFVLITQGRDAGQYAIIIKSVDERFVLLADGEKRKYDRPKKKNIQHLEFFDYVSPEVQNSISETGRVTNGKLRYALTKFVNEQVTDLKKGELLDGERRCN